The Alphaproteobacteria bacterium US3C007 genomic interval GGATCACACGCTGTTTTATGGCCCGCCCGGGTTGGGAAAGACCACGCTCGCCCAAATTATGAGCCGCGAGTTGGGGGTAAATTTTCGCATGACCTCGGGCCCTGTTTTGGCAAAACCTGGTGATTTGGCAGCCATTCTTACGAATCTTGAAGCCCGCGATGTTCTGTTTATTGATGAAATCCACCGCCTAAATCCGGTTGTTGAGGAAGTTCTTTATCCGGCCTTAGAGGATTTTGAACTAGATTTGGTGATCGGAGAGGGCCCCGCCGCGCGCACCGTTCGGATTGAATTACAGCCCTTTACCCTGGTCGGGGCGACCACACGGCTGGGATTGCTGACAACGCCGTTGCGGGACCGTTTTGGCATTCCGACCCGGCTTGAGTTCTACAGCGAGGATGAATTATTTCTGATTGTCAGCCGTAACGCGCGCAAATTGGGCGCCCCTGCAGATGAGGCCGGAGCGCGTGAAATTGCGCGCCGGGCCCGCGGAACGCCGCGGATTGCGGGGCGGTTGTTGCGCCGGGTTGTTGATTTCGCCTTGGTTGAGGGGGATGGCACCGTCACGCGCGACCTTGCCGATCATGCGCTGCATCGCCTTGGCGTGGATAATATGGGCCTTGATGGCGCGGATCGGCGCTACTTGATGCTGATGGCCGAACATTATGCGGGCGGGCCGGTGGGCATAGAAACCCTGAGCGCGGCGCTTTCGGAAAGCCGCGATGCTTTGGAGGAAGTGATCGAGCCTTATTTGATGCAGCGTGGTCTTGTTCAGCGCACGCCGCGGGGCAGAATGTTGGCACAGAGTGGCTGGGCGCATTTGGGTTTAACCCCGCCAAAATCACAAGGTGATCTTTTGATTTAGCCCTCTGCGCTGGCGTTTGAGGCCGATATCGCCAGATCAGAAGACTTTGCTATCGGCGCAAAGCTTGTTATCGCAAAAGGGGGCAGAAGGCGACAGAAAGGATGCAGGATGAACGCGGAGGAGGTAGAGGCCTATTTTACCCGCAGCGAGGGCGGGTATAAATTCGCCCGCTGGGCACGCCCGATGGCGCCAATCGTTTTTGGCGTTGATGATGCAACTTTGCCGGTGGTGAAAGGCGCTGTGCAGGCGGTCGCGGCGCTGGCAGGGATAGAGGTCAGCGAAACCGACCCTGAGCTGGGTTCCAATTTGATGTTTTTCTTCTTTTCAGACTGGGAAGAGCTTTTGGAGGTGCCAAATCTTGATAAATTGGTGCCAAATTTATCATCAATGGTGGCGCAACTGGCTGCTGCAGAGGCCAATCAATACCGGTTGTTTCGGTTTGAAAAGAGCGGTGGGATCAAAGCCTGTTTCGTGTTTTTGCGTATGGATGCCGTTCTCAGCGAATTGCCCGCTGAAACGCTGTGTCTGACGCAGGTTGTGCAATCTATTCTGCTTTGGTCAGATCACGCGTTTCTGAGCCAATCACCGCTGGCCATTTTACCCGATGGCCGGGCGGTGCTGCGGCCTGAAATTGGCAATCTGATCCGTGCCTCTTATGATCCAACTTTACCCGAACTGGCTGAAGATAAATCGCATGCGCTGCGCGTGTTCGCGCGGCTGTCACAAATGTCGGTTCAATAAGGGGGCGCTTATGCATCAGTTTTCGCTAAGAGTGTATTATGAAGATACGGATATGGCAGGGATCGTTTATTACGCGAATTACCTGAAATATATTGAACGCGCGCGCAGCGATTGGGTGCGCAGCTTGGGGATTGATCAAAACAGGTTGAGAACTGCGCAGGGATTGGTGTTTGCGGTGCGCAAAATTACGGCTGATTATCTGCAACCGGCGCATTTCGATGAGCCGCTTCAAATCACAACAGAAATGACCAAGCTGACATCGGCGCGGTTATATCTGCAACAAAACGTGTATCGCGATTTGGATCTGTTATTTCAAGCGCAGGTGATTTTGGTTGCGCTGAATGCGGCGGGCAAGCCTACGCGCTTGCCGGCGGAATTTCGCCTCAATTCATTTGTGAAGGTCACAGATTTGTAAACGCTGTTGTTACGGCTTGGTTTTGAAGCGGCAATAGGTTAAAAGCCATGATAATAAGTCGTAAATCGACCAATTTTTGAAGAGCAGGAACATGGAAGCAGAAACGCTGGCACTGGCGCAAGAGATTGATTTCTCATTTTGGGCCCTGTTTGCGCGGGCAACGTTCACCGTAAAAGCAGTTATTTTAATGTTAATCGCGGCCTCGTTTTGGTCTTGGTCGGTGATTTTTCAACGGCTTTGGGTTTTCCGTTTGGCGCGCGGCGAAGCCAAACGCTTTGATCGTGCGTTTTGGTCAGGCGAGCCTTTGGACGGGCTTTTTGAAAAGCTGGGGCCTGAACCCAAAGGCCGCTCGCAAAAGATATTCGCGGCTGGGATGATGGAATGGCAACGCTCGCATCGCTCTGATGGGGCGCTGATTGCTGGCGCGCAAGCGCGGATTGACCGGTCTATGGATGTGGCCGTTGGCAAAGAAGCCGACAGTTTACAAGCGGGCTTGGCGATTTTGGCGACGGTTGGATCAACGGCGCCTTTCATTGGGCTTTTCGGCACAGTCTGGGGCATAATGAACGCTTTTATCGAAATAGCCGAGCAACAAAACACCAATCTGGCGGTTGTTGCACCCGGCATTGCCGAAGCGCTTCTGGCCACGGGCCTTGGCCTTTTGGCCGCGATTCCGGCAGTTATTTTTTATAATAAATTAAGCGCTGATAGCGAGCGGATTATCTCTGGCTATGAAAGCTTTGCGGATGAGTTTTCGACCATCCTTAGCCGCCAGTTGGACAGCTAAAGATGGGGGCAAGCATCGGCCAAAAAACCTCTCAGCGTCGGCGGGGCAACCGTCGCCGTCGGGTGCCGATGGCCGAAATTAACGTCACGCCTTTTGTGGATGTTATGCTGGTTTTACTGATTATTTTTATGGTAGCGGCGCCGATGCTGACCGTGGGCGTACCCGTTGAGCTGCCCAAAACAGCCGCCAATGCGCTGCCCAGTGAGAAAGAAGAACCCCTCACTGTGACCTTAACCGCATCGGGTGAAATTCTGATCCAAGAAACCCCCACAGCGGTGGAGGCCTTGATCCCAAAATTGCGGGCGATTGCCTCGGAGCGGAGCAGTGATCGGGTGTATTTACGCGCAGATGGTGCGATTTCTTATGAAGCGGTGGTGCAGGTTATGGGCGCGCTAAACGCGGGTGGCTTCTCAAATATTGGTTTGGTTACCGATGTCGGGGGGCCAGCCTTGGCCGACCCGGACGGCTGAGCCGCCGACGATGCATATTGGTAATTATCTCTCTGCCACGCTGCATATTGGAGTGCTCAGCTGGGTGCTGCTTGGGGGTATTTTCAAACCTCAGTCAGTGCCTTTTGAAGTGTCGAATGTGGCCTTGATCACGCCGCAAGAATTTGCAGATTTAGTGTTGTCGGATACGGCGCCGACAGCCGCGCAAGTTCTGGATGATTTGGATCCGCTTGCGGCGCAGGCAGAAGACAGCCCTGCTGCGCCTGATCCTGAGCAAGCCGTGGAAACGATGCGTGCGCCCATGCAAAACGAAAGCCCCGAGCTTCCCGCAACAGCGCCGAAAACGCCTGAAGCTTTGAAAATGCCCACGCCTGATATTCTGGATACTAGCCCGCAATTTGCCCCCCTTGTTTCGGAGGATATGCCGCAGGCCAGCCAGATGAGCGACCGCCCTGTTCTGCGCCCTGCGCAGCGCGTGGCGCTGGAAGAGGTGGCTCCACCGCCACCAGAGGTAAACCTCGATGATCTGCGGCAGGAAGCGGCAATTCCAGATGATTTGAGCGCGCCGGTTGCGCCGCCTAAAGAAGAGGCCAGCGCGCCAGAGGCCGCCAGTCAGGAAATTGTAACAGAAGCAGAAGAAATGCCATCTTTTGCGCCCCAGCAATCTGCTCGACCGCCGAAGCGGCCTGCCGCGCCGCCTCAGCCTGAGGTGCCCGCTCCAGAACCAGAACCGCTGCCCGAACCAGCGCCGCTGCCCGAGCCAAAGCCCGACGTCGATCCCACGTCAGAGCCAACGCGCAGGGCCGAGACAGAGGCAGCCGTGGCCGCTGCGCTGGCTGATGCAATTGGCGAAACCGCGCCTACAGGGCCGCCTTTGACCCAAACTGAAGAAGATACATTGCGTGTGGCCGTGCAAAAATGTTGGGTTGTTGATATTGGAAGCCCTGCAGCCAATGTCACGGTTGTTTTGGGCATGCAAATGACACCAGAGGGCAAGGTGAAACCGGGCAGCTTGCGTCTGATCTCAAGCCAAGGCGGCGCTGACTCGGCGGCAAAAACAGCCTTTCAAGCGGCGCGCAGAGCGGTTTTACGTTGCCAGAAAGGCGGCTACAATTTACCAACAGAAAAATATGAACACTGGCGGGAGATCGAAATGACGTTTAACCCCGAGAAAATGAGATGAAGATGATGCGCTATTTTGGCAAAGGCACGCTCCTATTTCGGTTGGTTTTGCTCATTCAGCTTGCCTTTTTTGCAACGCTTGGCGCTGCGGCGCCGTTGCGTTTGGAAATAACCGAAGGGGTTGTTGAGCCTTTGGCCTTCGCGGCGCCCGCCTTTATCGCTGAGAATGCAGGTGGGGCGGACTATGCCAGCCAGTTGGCCGAGTTGGTGGTGCAGGACCTTACCAGCAGCGGGTTGTTTCGCGCTATCCCAAGCCGCGCGCATATTTCAAAAATAACCAGTTTTTCGTCCCCGGTGCAATTCTCCGATTGGGCGGCGATCAATGCGCAAGCGTTGATTGCGGGCGCGGTAACGGCGGAAGCCGGTGGTCAAATAACGGTCAAATTTCGCGTTTATGATGTGTTTGCTGGCCAGGAAATGGGGCAGGGGCTGCAATTTACGGGGCGCGCCGATGGCTGGCGCCGGATCGCGCATAAAGTGGCGGATGTTGTATATAGCCGGATCACGGGTGAAACCGGCTATTTTGACAGCCGCGTGGTGTTTGTGTCTGAAACTGGGCGCAAGGGGTCACGTAAGAAACGTTTGGCCGTCATGGATTATGATGGCGAAAATGTGCAGTATTTGACGGATAGCTCTGCGCTGGTGCTTGCGCCGCGCTTCTCCCCCAGCGGAGATAAGCTTTTATATACCAGCTATGAAAGCGGGTTTCCGCGTATTTACCTGATGGATGTTGGCTCGGCGCGCCGCCGCGTTTTGCAAAACTCGAATGGTACAATGAGCTTTGCGCCGCGCTTTTCTCCCGATGGCAACTCGGTCGTATATTCGTTAGAAAAGGGCGGAAATACAGATATTTATATCATGAGCCTGTCCTCGGGAAAGCAACGACGTCTCACCAACTCGCCCGCGATTGAAACCGCGCCCAGCTTCTCACCAGATGGCACGCAGGTCGTGTTTGAAAGCGATCGCTCGGGGGATCCGCAGCTTTATGTAATGCCCGCGCGCGGCGGCAGCGCCAAGCGTGTCAGCTTTGGAAATGGCCGGTATGGAACGCCAGTATGGTCGCCAAGGGGTGATATGATTGCCTTTACAAAGCAAAGTAAGGGGCGCTTTCACATCGGGGTTATGCGCGTTGATGGATCACAAGAACGCTTGTTAACCGCGTCGTTTTTGGATGAAGGGCCGAGTTGGTCGCCAAATGGCCGGGTGATCATGTTCGCCCGTGAAACCCAAGGTGCAAATGGGGCTTCCAGCCTTTACTCTGTGGATGTTTCGGGGCGAAATCTAAAGCCTGTTCGTACGCCGGATGGCGCGTCTGATCCTGCGTGGTCTCCCTTGGGTGGGTGAAATACCAAAACCGTTGTGACATATCGTTGATCAATGATTTTAAATGTTTTCCGGATATGCTAGGCACATAAAAAAGCGAGGGGCAAATGTGATGAGACGATGCGCACGTTGGTTTATTTTAACGGGAATTCTTTTCCTCGCCGCCTGTTCTGAAACCGGAACAGGAGGGTTTGGCAGCGGATCAAGCTTTGGCACGGATCCTGCTGGCGCGATTGGGGATCCAACTTCGCCTGCCTATTTCCAATCTGCAATTGGGGATCGGGTGGTTTTTGAGATTGATCAATCAAGTTTGACCGAGGCAGGGCGCGTTGTTTTGGATGGGCAGGCGGATTGGCTGTTGGAAAATGGTGATTACTCTATTCTGGTTGAGGGGCATGCAGACGAGCAAGGCACTCGCGCGTATAACCTTGCACTGGGTGCGCGCCGCGCCAATGCTGTGCGTGAATATCTTTCGGCGCGCGGCGTAGCTGGATCGCGCATTCAGACGGTGAGTTTTGGCAAAGAGCGCCCGATTGAGCTTTGCAGCAGAGAAAGCTGCTATTCTGTAAACCGGCGCGCGGTCACCTTGTTAGATAATCTGGGGTCATAAACCGATGGCTGGGCCCTTGCTTCGTGTTGTGTTATGGGCCTTTTTACTGTGCTCTGGGGCGGTATTTGCCCAAGAAAAAGACCAGTCTTTGGCGGATATCCGCCAAGATCTTGGCGTGCTTTATATTGAGATCCAAAAGTTAAAGCGCGAATTATCGACCACGCAACTGCCCAGCGGTTTGCAGTCGGACGATAGTGTTTTAGAGCGGGTGAATGCGATAGAATTGGAATTGCAGCGATTGACCGGGGCAACGGAACAGTTAGATTATCGGCTGAAGCGTGTGGTTGAAGACGGAACCAATAGGATCGGTGATCTTGAGTTTCGCCTGATTGAACTTGAAGGCGGCGATATTTCAAACTTGGCCGACACCACCACCTTGGGCGGTGATGCAGAGCTTCAGGAACAAACCGTGCCTATCGAAGCCTCCCCTGAATTGGCTGTCGGAGAAGAGGCAGATTTTGATCTTGCACAAAGCGCATTTGACGCGGAAAACTATATTGAAGCTGCCGAAATGCTCAACCGTTTCAGCCAGACCTATCCCGATAGCCCGTTGATCGCAGAGGCCCATTTGCTGCGCGGCAAGGCCTTTGAAGCGGTAGAAGATTATAAAGCCAGCGCGCGTGCTTATTTAGAAAGTTACAACACGCTCAAATCTCCAGATGCGCTGCAAAGGCTGTCTAATTCTTTGATCAGCTTGGGGCAAATGGAGACTGGATGTCAAATGTTATCGCAAGTTGAGCTGTTGTTTCCGGGTACCTCCTACGCGGCAGCTGCGCAAAGTGAAATGCAAAGGTTGCAGTGCTTTTGAGCGATAGCAGCGCGTTGAAAAGTGAATTTTCATCTGCGCTAGTTACATTATTAGGATCCCACAAACCTAGCCATATTGCGCTCGCTGTTTCTGGAGGGGGCGATAGTATGGCGCTGATGGTGCTTGCGGCGGAGTGGTGTCACAGCCAAGGCGTGCGTTGCAGCGTGATCACCATCGATCATGATTTGCGTGCGGGCAGCGCGGATGAGGCAATTTTCGTGGCGCGGCAAGCTGAAAAACTGGGCGTGTCGCATCGGACTGGGCGATGGAATGAGCGCGTAGACGGGGGGAATTTGCAGAAAAAAGCCAGGTTGGCGCGCTATCGTTTGATCGATGAAATGCGCGATGGCGCCGATGTCGTGCTCATGGCGCACACGCTTGAGGATCAGGCTGAAACCGTCTTGATGCGTTTGCGCCGCCCAGCGGGTGTTGATGGTTTGGCCGGAATACCACAAAAGCGGCGGGTTTTTTCCGAGCAGGGTGATTTTTGGCTTTTGCGGCCTTTATTGAAAAGCTCGGGCGTTAAGTTGCGCGCATTTTTAAACGATCAAGCTGTGGATTGGGTTGAGGATCCGTCAAACTCTGACAGAAAATACGAACGCGTGCGAATGCGCCAGCATCTTCCTGAATTGGCGCGCCAGGGCATCACCGCCCAAGATTTATCCAATATCGCCGCCAAAATGGCGAAATCAAAAATGCAATTTGATGCGCAAGTTCATCAGGTGGCAGAGATGTTAACCGAAGAATATAGCGGGGATCTGCGATTGCGCTTATCTGCCTTTTGCGGCCTGCCGTCTTTGTTGCAAAAGCGTCTGTTTTCAAAAGCTTTGTGCTGGGTGTCTGCGAACCCATATCCGCCGCGGCAGGCGGCGCGTGATCAGGCATTGGACTTGCTGCTTTTGGGCAAAGCTCAGACGCTTCATGGGTGTATGATGTTTTTGTGGAAAAACTGTCTTTACATCACGCGGGAAGCGCAGGCGATTGCGCCCAAGCCGGTGGCGCTGCGGCCCAAGACATTATGGGATAAGCGTTGGCGCCTCACAATGTCGCAGGCCTCGCCATCTGCCAAGCTTTGGGTGGCAGCTCTTGGACCTACTGAGGCTGCCAAACTACGCCCGCATCTTGATATTGACCTGCCGTTTAAAGCGTTGGTGGCGCAGCCCGCTATTTTTGATCAAACAGGATTTTTATGCGCACCCGCTTTGCGCCCGCATTCTGGCCTGCAGGCCCAAATATGGCCTAGAGATTTCATTGAATCGCTTCGGCCCTATTGAACCTGCGCGTTTGATGGCTATTTAACTCAATACAGTGCCGTGTTACACACGGGGGTAATTTTTTTGGAGAAGTTCCTTGGGCAATAACCGCAACATAGCCTTCTGGGTCGTTTTGTTTCTGTTGATCGTTGTTTTATTCAACGTCTTTAACTCTGGCAGTGGCGCGATGCAAAGCCGCGAGATGAGCTATTCCGATTTTGTCCAATCGGTGGAAAGCGGCAATGTCACTGCCGCCACGCTGGATGGCGAAAAAGTGCGTTTCATCGGTTCTGATAACTCTGAATATATCACGATCCGGCCAGATGATGCGAATGTTACGGATTTATTGATCGCGAATAAAGTCGCGATCCGCGCCGAGCAGCAGCAGCAATCCGGGCTGCAATCGTTTTTGGTGACACTGTTTCCGTTTTTGTTGCTTATTGGGGTTTGGATTTTCTTCATGAACCGCATGCAAGGCGGTGGCAAAGGCGGTGCAATGGGGTTTGGGAAATCGCGTGCCAAAATGCTGACAGAGAAGCAGGGCCGCATCACGTTTGACGATGTGGCCGGTATCGATGAAGCCAAAGAAGAGCTGGAAGAAATTGTTGAATTTCTAAGAAACCCGCAAAAGTTTAGCCGCTTGGGAGGTAAGATCCCGAAAGGCGCTTTGCTCGTGGGCCCTCCGGGTACGGGTAAAACCTTGTTAGCACGCGCTATTGCGGGTGAAGCGGGCGTGCCGTTCTTTACGATCTCGGGATCTGATTTTGTGGAAATGTTCGTTGGCGTCGGGGCAAGCCGTGTGCGCGATATGTTTGAGCAAGCCAAGAAAAATGCGCCTTGCATCGTGTTTATCGATGAAATTGACGCTGTTGGGCGAAACCGCGGCGCGGGATATGGCGGCGGCAATGATGAGCGCGAGCAAACGTTGAACCAATTATTGGTTGAAATGGATGGGTTTGAAGCCAATGATGGTGTGATCATTCTGGCGGCGACCAACCGGCGCGATGTGCTTGATCCTGCGTTGCTGCGTCCGGGCCGATTTGATCGCCAAGTGACGGTTCCAAACCCTGACATCAAGGGACGTGAGAAAATTTTAAACGTACATGCGCGCAAAACTCCCCTTGGTCCGGATGTAGATCTTAGGTTAATTGCCCGCGGCACGCCCGGGTTTTCAGGGGCTGATTTGGCCAATCTGGTCAATGAAGCTGCTTTGATGGCCGCGCGGATTGGCCGATCCACAGTCGCGATGGTGGATTTCGAAAATGCCAAAGATAAAGTGATGATGGGGGCCGAGCGGCGCAGCATGGTTCTGACCGCCGATCAAAAGGAAAAAACGGCTTATCATGAAGCTGGCCATGCGGTTGTGGGAATGGCCCTGCCGCAATGCGATCCTGTTTATAAGGCAACCATTATTCCACGCGGTGGAGCATTGGGGATGGTTGTATCCTTGCCAGAGATTGATCGGTTGAACTGGCATAAATCTGAATGTGAAGAAAAAATGGCAATGACGATGGCCGGCAAAGCCGCTGAGATTATCAAATATGGCCCCGAGAATGTGTCAAACGGGCCAGCGGGTGATATTCAGCAAGCCTCGGGTCTGGCGCGGGCCATGGTGCTGCGCTGGGGCATGTCTGATAAGGTGGGCAATATCGATTATTCTGAAGCGCATGAAGGGTATTCGGGCAATACGGCGGGTCTGTCCGTTTCGGCCAATACCAAAGAGATGATCGAAGATGAAGTGAAGCAGTTTATCGCAACCGCGTATGAGCAAGCCCATGCAATCTTGATTGAGCGCAAGGATGAGTGGGAACGCTTGGCGCAGGGTCTGCTTGAATATGAAACATTGACGGGCGACCAAATCAAAAACGTGATGCGCGGCGATCCCCCGGAAGCCGATGACGATGCGGGCAATGCGGCAGGGGGCGAAAAACCAGCCTCCATCACCGCTATTCCCAAAACCAAGCCGAAAGCCAAGCCTTCAGCAGATGGAGATATGGCACCCGAACCAACCTAACAGCGCCAAGCGGATAGAATGTCCGCGCTATGGGCGCTATGGGTGGGGGGTATAGGATCCTGGTCTGCGCGGATGCGTTCAGCGACGGCGTTACAGCATCTCAATTAAAAAAGGTGATCTTAAAAGTTAGATCACCTTTTTCTTTTGCCATGTGTGTTTATTTGGCCAACGGATCGTTGGCAGAGGTTCGGCAGACTCAGGCTGACGCGAAAAACTGGCTTTAGGCGTGAATGGCGCCATCGCCGCAAGCCAAAGCGGCCTCGCGTACCGCTTCTGAATACGTGGGATGGGCGTGGCAGGTTAACGCCAAATCTTCGGCGGACGCGCCAAATTCCATTGCAACGCAGATTTCATGAATCAAATCTCCGGCTGAGGGCCCTATTATATGCGCGCCCAAGATGCGATCGGTTTGCGCATCGGCCAATAGTTTGACAAAGCCATCTCCAGCAAAATTCGCCTTGGCCCGGCCATTGCCCATAAAGTTGAATTTTCCAACTTTATAAGCGCGGCCCTGCTCTTTCAGCTGTGC includes:
- the ftsH gene encoding ATP-dependent zinc metalloprotease FtsH, whose protein sequence is MGNNRNIAFWVVLFLLIVVLFNVFNSGSGAMQSREMSYSDFVQSVESGNVTAATLDGEKVRFIGSDNSEYITIRPDDANVTDLLIANKVAIRAEQQQQSGLQSFLVTLFPFLLLIGVWIFFMNRMQGGGKGGAMGFGKSRAKMLTEKQGRITFDDVAGIDEAKEELEEIVEFLRNPQKFSRLGGKIPKGALLVGPPGTGKTLLARAIAGEAGVPFFTISGSDFVEMFVGVGASRVRDMFEQAKKNAPCIVFIDEIDAVGRNRGAGYGGGNDEREQTLNQLLVEMDGFEANDGVIILAATNRRDVLDPALLRPGRFDRQVTVPNPDIKGREKILNVHARKTPLGPDVDLRLIARGTPGFSGADLANLVNEAALMAARIGRSTVAMVDFENAKDKVMMGAERRSMVLTADQKEKTAYHEAGHAVVGMALPQCDPVYKATIIPRGGALGMVVSLPEIDRLNWHKSECEEKMAMTMAGKAAEIIKYGPENVSNGPAGDIQQASGLARAMVLRWGMSDKVGNIDYSEAHEGYSGNTAGLSVSANTKEMIEDEVKQFIATAYEQAHAILIERKDEWERLAQGLLEYETLTGDQIKNVMRGDPPEADDDAGNAAGGEKPASITAIPKTKPKAKPSADGDMAPEPT
- the ruvB gene encoding Holliday junction branch migration DNA helicase RuvB, which translates into the protein MEDRDPILTPDAQPEDNDRALRPQGLDEFIGQAEARSNLKVFIQSARQRGEAMDHTLFYGPPGLGKTTLAQIMSRELGVNFRMTSGPVLAKPGDLAAILTNLEARDVLFIDEIHRLNPVVEEVLYPALEDFELDLVIGEGPAARTVRIELQPFTLVGATTRLGLLTTPLRDRFGIPTRLEFYSEDELFLIVSRNARKLGAPADEAGAREIARRARGTPRIAGRLLRRVVDFALVEGDGTVTRDLADHALHRLGVDNMGLDGADRRYLMLMAEHYAGGPVGIETLSAALSESRDALEEVIEPYLMQRGLVQRTPRGRMLAQSGWAHLGLTPPKSQGDLLI
- a CDS encoding tetratricopeptide repeat protein; its protein translation is MAGPLLRVVLWAFLLCSGAVFAQEKDQSLADIRQDLGVLYIEIQKLKRELSTTQLPSGLQSDDSVLERVNAIELELQRLTGATEQLDYRLKRVVEDGTNRIGDLEFRLIELEGGDISNLADTTTLGGDAELQEQTVPIEASPELAVGEEADFDLAQSAFDAENYIEAAEMLNRFSQTYPDSPLIAEAHLLRGKAFEAVEDYKASARAYLESYNTLKSPDALQRLSNSLISLGQMETGCQMLSQVELLFPGTSYAAAAQSEMQRLQCF
- the tolQ gene encoding protein TolQ gives rise to the protein MEAETLALAQEIDFSFWALFARATFTVKAVILMLIAASFWSWSVIFQRLWVFRLARGEAKRFDRAFWSGEPLDGLFEKLGPEPKGRSQKIFAAGMMEWQRSHRSDGALIAGAQARIDRSMDVAVGKEADSLQAGLAILATVGSTAPFIGLFGTVWGIMNAFIEIAEQQNTNLAVVAPGIAEALLATGLGLLAAIPAVIFYNKLSADSERIISGYESFADEFSTILSRQLDS
- the ybgC gene encoding tol-pal system-associated acyl-CoA thioesterase produces the protein MHQFSLRVYYEDTDMAGIVYYANYLKYIERARSDWVRSLGIDQNRLRTAQGLVFAVRKITADYLQPAHFDEPLQITTEMTKLTSARLYLQQNVYRDLDLLFQAQVILVALNAAGKPTRLPAEFRLNSFVKVTDL
- the tilS gene encoding tRNA lysidine(34) synthetase TilS, giving the protein MLLSDSSALKSEFSSALVTLLGSHKPSHIALAVSGGGDSMALMVLAAEWCHSQGVRCSVITIDHDLRAGSADEAIFVARQAEKLGVSHRTGRWNERVDGGNLQKKARLARYRLIDEMRDGADVVLMAHTLEDQAETVLMRLRRPAGVDGLAGIPQKRRVFSEQGDFWLLRPLLKSSGVKLRAFLNDQAVDWVEDPSNSDRKYERVRMRQHLPELARQGITAQDLSNIAAKMAKSKMQFDAQVHQVAEMLTEEYSGDLRLRLSAFCGLPSLLQKRLFSKALCWVSANPYPPRQAARDQALDLLLLGKAQTLHGCMMFLWKNCLYITREAQAIAPKPVALRPKTLWDKRWRLTMSQASPSAKLWVAALGPTEAAKLRPHLDIDLPFKALVAQPAIFDQTGFLCAPALRPHSGLQAQIWPRDFIESLRPY
- the tolR gene encoding protein TolR; this encodes MGASIGQKTSQRRRGNRRRRVPMAEINVTPFVDVMLVLLIIFMVAAPMLTVGVPVELPKTAANALPSEKEEPLTVTLTASGEILIQETPTAVEALIPKLRAIASERSSDRVYLRADGAISYEAVVQVMGALNAGGFSNIGLVTDVGGPALADPDG
- the tolB gene encoding Tol-Pal system beta propeller repeat protein TolB, whose translation is MMRYFGKGTLLFRLVLLIQLAFFATLGAAAPLRLEITEGVVEPLAFAAPAFIAENAGGADYASQLAELVVQDLTSSGLFRAIPSRAHISKITSFSSPVQFSDWAAINAQALIAGAVTAEAGGQITVKFRVYDVFAGQEMGQGLQFTGRADGWRRIAHKVADVVYSRITGETGYFDSRVVFVSETGRKGSRKKRLAVMDYDGENVQYLTDSSALVLAPRFSPSGDKLLYTSYESGFPRIYLMDVGSARRRVLQNSNGTMSFAPRFSPDGNSVVYSLEKGGNTDIYIMSLSSGKQRRLTNSPAIETAPSFSPDGTQVVFESDRSGDPQLYVMPARGGSAKRVSFGNGRYGTPVWSPRGDMIAFTKQSKGRFHIGVMRVDGSQERLLTASFLDEGPSWSPNGRVIMFARETQGANGASSLYSVDVSGRNLKPVRTPDGASDPAWSPLGG
- the pal gene encoding peptidoglycan-associated lipoprotein Pal; protein product: MRRCARWFILTGILFLAACSETGTGGFGSGSSFGTDPAGAIGDPTSPAYFQSAIGDRVVFEIDQSSLTEAGRVVLDGQADWLLENGDYSILVEGHADEQGTRAYNLALGARRANAVREYLSARGVAGSRIQTVSFGKERPIELCSRESCYSVNRRAVTLLDNLGS